In the Eptesicus fuscus isolate TK198812 chromosome 22, DD_ASM_mEF_20220401, whole genome shotgun sequence genome, atggaggCGGCTCACCGTTCACGTTGAGGGTGTAGTAGGCCTTGTAGCTGCCCAGGTTGCTGATGGCCGTGCAGCCGTACGTGCCGCTGTCGCTCTTGTTGAGGAAAGGGAAGATCAGGGCGCTCTCCTGGGTTATCTTCAGGGGCGGCTCGCTGCCCTCCTTCTCCCACAGGTACTGCTGGGGGCTGTGGAGAGTTCAGAAGAGAATAGGTCAGGGAACtaaagggaaacaaaaataacGGAGCAGGGAAGTCGGGGGCTGTTCGATGAAAGCTCGAGAGGTTCTAGGGGCCAGAGACACTGAGCTGctcagaggcagggggagggtgacCTCTTGGGGTTCCTTATGGGAACCGCAGGGAACCCGGAGAGGGGGGGTGGTGCCCCACTTCTGCTGCTTTGCAGTAGAAACTGAGCATGGCTGTTAGTGTCAGGGAAAATGAGAGGCTCAGACAGTACAGAGGCGATAGGCAGACGTTATGTGAAGATCTCGAGCTGAGAGGATGGAGCTGTATTGGCGGCCAGGAAATGACTCCTCTTACACGGGATTGCCACGCCCCTCGCAGTGCAGCAACAGCTTCTGGCCCTCGCGGGGATGTGGAGGGTCCGGCCTGATCTTCGCCGTTGGTGTGTCTGTGGAGAAGGAAATGGTGTCAATGCGAGGCTCCCACAGTGTTCAGGAGATCGCCTCGATCTCCAGAGCCTCCTGTCACACACCACAGCTTCCGCCCCTGATGCCTCGGGAGGCCACGCGGCTGTGAACCAAGACTTGGCTCCCCCTGCGTCTTGTGAGCAGAGAGCGCTATTGCCATTGAACGTGGGAGGGACTGGTGCTGCCACCTGGTAGAGGTAGGGCTCTGGAGGGTCTGTCCTTGGTGAGGACCCAAGTCGTGTCTAAGAGAGAGCTGAGAAGGCGTGCCACCGGTTCATTTGTGCCTCGCACACTGCCCAGCGCATAAATGGGACTTCATGCATAGTTGTGACAGGACAAATGCACTTGAACTTGACTATTGAGCTCACAatctctccatcctctctgttCTGTAGGGGAACTTAAACCAGTTGAAGACAATAAAACAGAAGTTTGAATGGCCAGTCCAAAAATGAAGTGAGAGCTTTGAAACAGCAAGAGATGGGGGGCATATTTTGGCTGCGAAAAGGCGCTGACACAATATAGGCGGGCTCTGCACAGGAATAATGGCATCTGCCACTGACACCAAAGGGCTGCTGGGGAGGCTAGGTCCACACGGCTGCGGAGAACAGTACAACCGATGCTGGCTTAGAAGAATGGGTAAAGAGGCCGAGCTTCCCCTAAGACAGAACCAAGCTTAATTAACGTGTTTCACTCAAATCAAACGGGACAAAGAGAAGCAGGCCCCGCAGAAACCTCCAGCCTAGTGCCTGGAGTACAGCATTTGTCGACTGACCACTGATCACAGGTGGGCCAGAAAGCTCCCTGGAGAGGAATGGCCAGATGGCCGGTACCTAGCAGAAGTCTTTGGGACTCCGGCAGGGGAGAGcttccttaggcctggcctgggcccagacTCAGAGGAAGAAGCCCAATGCCAGGGGCCTCACCCTCAGAACTAACAATCAGAGAAACAAATTATAGCAACATAGAACTCAAGTTTACCAAGCACTTCTTTCGATATTGTTTCATTTATCCTCAAGAAAGTTCAGAGAAGTAAGCAGAAGCCACTAAGAGATGACATGCTTTGGTGAAAATAACACAGAAGTAGAGGCCAGAATCCGGGTCGTCAGCTTCCAAATTGAGAGTCTGCTAAATGGGAAGTGACGCTACCCCAGACCTGCCTCATGTTCACGTTTCTGCAACAAGTTTAGCAATTGACTTAAATGGCCCTCAGGTCAGGCCTGTATCTCCCACAAGAAAGAGATTAAGGGTTTTGATTACTTTGGAAAAACACCCAGCCTTTAGAATCTagatgaattagaaaaaaaagatacattatttTCCAACTCTTCATCTTCCAGCTTTGGACTTTATTTTCCTTCCCCCTTGGTTCCGCCACTCAGAAAAGCTCTGTTTGCAAATGTCCAAATTTCctcaggagaggagggaagttcaCTGTCCATCCTCAAGGCAGATTCCATGGAGGGAGGAGGATCCTGGGAAAGGTTAAGAGTAGTGATGGTGATCCTGGACACGTTGGGTCAGAATCCCAGGAAAAATCTAAGAGCTGTCGTAGATAGATAAAGGAGAACTTAGGAAAAGATCTGGAAATAATGATGCCAGAGAGATTGTGTTTCCTATGGCCTGCATTTTCTTGAAACCATCAAAAGCTAGATCAAGAAGAAGCCTTCGTAATCCCCATGTTCATCTTCTCATTTAGCAAGTAAAGAATCAAGCTCGGGGAGGTGAAGCAATTTTCTTAGCATCACATGGCTCTTAAGTAGTGGAGGGCAGACTACAACTCTCGTCTTCTGACTCCTGATTTGCTGTAGCTGCCTCTACAGCTTACAAACTGGTTGCATCAGACTGGCCTACACCAGGGCTTGGCAAGCTTACCCATTGGGTCCAATCCTGCCAGCTACatggttttgtaaataaaatgttgttGGAACACagctatgtttgtttgtttgtttacatattaTCTTTGCTACTTTCCTGCAAAAACAGCCGAGGTAAGTAGTTGAGAGAGAGATCACAtgacctgcaaagcctaaaatgtttGCTACTGGGGCCTTTACGGAACAAATTTGCTAACCCTTGGCCTATCCTCCCACCTCttgtctcattttgtttttacctACCCAAGTATCTGTGCCTATTTCTTCACGTACAGCCATCACCACTTTCCTTTTCCCCACACCCCATCTCATACCGGACTCGTCTTCACCCATAAGCCCATGACATACATAAAACTTCAATGCGTTGAGAGGTGGATCTGTCAGCTTTGTCTAGAGATTGATGCTTCACAGAGCATATGATGTCGGCCCCGTCATCCTCCCGAGAAACCTGGAACGTTACTGAGCTGCTCACGGTGAAGGTTTTACCATTGGAGTCCTCCTGTATTCGGGTTGGTTCTCCTAGAgtagagaaacacacacatacacacacacacacacacacacacacacacacacacacacacacagaaacagagtGAGCCCTAGCACACAGATAGTGTGTGGGCCCCACTGTAGACATACAGATGGTGAGTTTCAACTTTGACAAACTTAGAAAGTTGTGAAATGgttatgtacacacatacacccatGAGTGTACACAGAATATCTGTCATTCCcgctttttccttttccatcatGCTTTGTGTGTACACAGACATGCAGGGtctccctctctcattctctccgcCTCCCAGCATACCTCCTCCTGTAACTCCGAGGCAGGAGGGACTTACCTTGAAGCTCTTGCTCACCCTTCCGCCAGGTGAGCTGAGCTGCGGGTTTGCTCCCGGAAGACTGACAGTGTAGGGTGGTCGTATCCTTTTCCCGTAACGGTGACTTGTAACCAGTGATTATGGGCTTCTGTGGGATTCCTACCAAGCACAGGGGATGGGCAGGATGTGAAGGAGAGGCCATGAGGTTACACTCGGCTCTCCCTGCTCAGATGGCCTCTCTGGGGGAGAGGATACCTCGGTCCTACTGTGCTTTATGATGGGTAGAAAACGAAGTATCTTTCTCTTTGGTCTCCTACCTAAGGACCAGGAAGAAAAATCTGGGCGAggaggtcggggggagggggagaggaggcatgGTAGTGTGGAGATACATTATATGTGACCTGACAACCCAGAGGCCAATGGGGTGGCCACAGAATAAGTATGAAGCTCAAGGAAGCAAAGAAGAGAAGTGAAATATAGGGTAAAATATAGGATGAGAGCATGTAAGCAACTGTGGTATTCAACCTGGACATTATAATCACATGCTGCACGCACCTCCCCTGTTTCCCTCACGTAATCTTGGGAGCTAGGGGGAACAGACATCATCATCCTTCTGTTACAGGTTAGGAAGTTCAGGCTCAGAGAGAGTAAGAGGTTTGTCCCAGAGCAAacggaaaggagaggagaaattaTTAGAAGTCCGtgctctttctattttgttccattgcaAAGGGAACGTGGGCTGAACTTTTCCAAAAGGCTCGGAGTCTTGCCTGGCTGTGGACTCCTTTGGGGGACCCACCCAGAGAGGTTTGTTTGCACAGAGCACGCGGCAGTGACCCTGCGGGTGGGGAGCCTCACCCAGCACAGTGATGAGGGCCTTGGCAGTTCTCACGGGCATAGTGAAGATGGAGCAGGTGTACTCGCCCTCGTCCGCCAGGACCACGttgctgatgctgatgctgagcTCGTGGGGCGTGGACCTCACCAGCTGAATCCGATTATCTCGCAGGGCTAGCGGGGAATTGGGAGAGCGGGAAGCAAGGCTTTTACTGGCACCTTTCATGTTTATCTCCCACCCCAGGTCAGCTTCtttgcggggggggaggggtataGTGTGATTTGGGGCAGGAGTGCGGGGGCAGGAATCCTGCTCCCGAGTTTCAACAGGCTTTAGGCCGTTGTCCCGGGCCACTGGTCACAGCAGCCTCAGATCTCCTCAGAAAAGTATGTTGGATCTCGAGGGCTTCCTTGTGAGACTCACAGGTCAACCCTTAGATTAAGCTGTCTCTTCCGGCTCCTTCGGGGTAAAGTCCACCCAGGACCCCATAAGACCATGAATGGCCCAAGTCAGAGCTGTAATAACAGAGTTTCTCCGAAACCAGCTGGGGAGCCCATGGCTTGTTGTTCCCTCAAATAGCCATCCCTTCACCTGTCTCAGCCTCTGGGCTACAGGGACCGTTCCCCTCGGTGCTgcgacccccctccccagcccacggTTCCCACAGAGAGAGACAGCTCTACCTCTCTTCTCCCCAAAGTAAAGAGTCTGCTGAGCAGGGTTAGACCACTGCAGGGAGGAGTCCTCATGGTCTTTCACTTCACACTTGAGCTCCACGATGCCACCAGCCACCACCGTCTCATCAGATGTCCAGGGCTGACTGTCTGCAGGAATAGAAGAGGGTTAGTTTACGGAGCAAACCCTAGTCTCTCCGCCCATTTCTGGGCCAAAGTCTAATCCAGACCAGCCAAGGTCCAGGTCTCTGTGTCTCTTAAGGCATCACGGAGGAAGGAACAGGGGGAAGGAATAGAGGtggtggcggtgggggagggggggaccttATTTCCTTGTTTGGAATGCACAGGAAAACAGTTACTTTTTGGATATTTGCTTAATAAACTGACATGGCCACACACCCTTGGAGGAATAAAAGCCCTCCAAGTCTACACATGCCACTCCACATGTGTCTTTTCTGATAGAGGTCTACCATTCACCTTTGAAAAGTCTATACACTCGCATAGGTATCTGTCATTCTATGTTTCGccctcctgccaccacctgccTATAGAAGCCAGAACAGGAGAAGCGGTTGTGACTAATAATCCCCAAACTGAAAGCGAACAAAAGGCCAGGCCAGCCCTTGGCTGGCACGTTCCCTTACATAAGCGGTAGCTGATACAACTCcaagccaaacaaacaaaacagctttaaaaaacGGAAACATTCGACACCGACTTTTCAATTCCTCCAACAATAGCTGCCCTTCATTCATCAGCTCCCTTAACATATTTCTTCAATGTTAGTGCTACCCGCTTCCCAACAGACCAACCCCATCACCATCCTGGTGTCAGAGCATTCGTTTTCCCTAATGTGATGGAATTCCTCTCTCCCTAGTCATgttaaacacacaaacaaacaaaaaaggactaatCAGATATGATATGGATGAGCCGTTTGAATCCCAAATGTGCCTTCTAGTCAGGCAACTGTGAGCCCCTTGGACTGCGTGACACTTGCTCCTCCTCCCAGTGTCATTGCTCCATTTCCCCCGCAGCATTGCCTCTGATTCCCATGATTGATTCCCTCATCTTCAGGACTGACTCTGTGACCCAACAGCACTGACCTTCACAGAACTAAAATAAACACCTCCCAGCTGATTCGGAAACATCTACAGCATTCCTTCTATGGTGCAAAATTACTTAACCAGCATTACTCTCCTCTGAATAGGAAGCCAAGAAACATAATTCCTAGGTTTCCTAATGCAGTAACTCAGACCATCCCTATGCTCCCTATGGCACCGACCGTACCCCTCCCCTGTCTGCTATCCCTTTCTTCCTTGGTCACCGCAGCTCCAGCTCCAACTACAATGAGTGCTCCCCGTAGAGAAGGTGCGTGTGCTGAAGTTGCTCTCGGGGCTTCAGAATAGCTGTCTCCACACTGAAGCACAGAGCCTGGCCACTATTTCGGTGTTTAGAATCTGAATTAGAACTGAAAGGGATCTTAGGGATCATGGAATCCAATTCCCTCATTTTACATGTAGACAATGAGACAATGGAGGTGCAGTGAGGGCCTGAGCTCATCCTACTTGTCAGTGATTCCAGTTAGGACTAGAACTTCGTTCTTCTGACACTCAATGCAGTGCTTATGTCATTGGAATGCCCCTCAAGTAATCATCTAATTAGAATTAAAACTATGACTATGAGATTAATGACCCATAGATGGAGCTGGCTGAGTAAATTTGGGAGTGGTATATTCCTTAAGTATCTCAGTGAAAGATTTGGGAAGCCTTTCATTTATTGCTAGCTGTATATCCATTTTTGACTAGTAATTCCATTGTCCCTGGTTCCTTATGAAAATGTCTACATTGACTGTGTCTTCCAGACCTCTTTATTCTGAGCAATACACTCCTGAAATCattctatttttagaaaaaaaagtgaggGGACACAGAGGTCTAAAGGAAGAAGGAGTCGGTGCTAGAGATGTTGGTGTAGAACTAAGAACTACAATGTCAGATGGAAAGTAGAGGAGGAGAACACAGGGTGAAGGCCACATGAGTGGGAGGTGACATGAGGATGGTTGCGGGCACTGAGAGACACTGAGATGAGGAGGCCTGGATTCTCACCTTGACTGACCAGCATGTCAGGAGTGCTCCAGAGTGTGGAGCTGATGGCCTCGTCGAGTGGAGCCAGAGTTCCCAGCTCCAAATCCTGCTCCTGCCAGTAGCCTGGGGAGAGAATCTCCATCAAGGATGAGCCCTACATATGCGCTGCTGTAGTGTGGGAATCTATACTTTcattggtggaggtgggggagagctAGGCCCCTGTGAAAAGTAGGTCCACCAGATTGCCCAAGAAAAGGCGGGTTTCTCACAAAAAGGCGACATTAACTAAAGTACTGAAAAAGGAAGCAAACTCTTCCTCCCAAGGGTGAGTTAAAGGAGGGCGCTAAGTTTTACAGTCAATCAGATCACGTTAGCGCCAAAAGAGGAGGCCACTGGTCCAGTTCTCCCACTTCACAGTGTGAAAAGGTTAAATGTGACATGGGGGAGGTCACTACAGCGACAATTAAAGAAAACCAAAGACTTCTCATTCCTCATCCAGGattctctctgcttccctctatTATCTACTAAAATAACGAGAAgtttaataattagaaaatactttcacATTACTCCTTTTACAAGGCCTGTAAAAGCAGCACTCCAGCATTACTGCTACTTTGCAGAGTGGAAACAgaatgaagtgacttgcccaaggtcatataagTAGAAAACAAAGACCAGAAATTAAATGCCTGATCCAAATCCAAAGTTCTATTTGTTTCCGTTAAGACCCTACCTCTAAAGACAGACACCACGGTGAGGGCAGAAGTTGCCCACAAccttcccagagtctcacctttCTATTGGGTGCTCAAATTCTCAAGTGTGCCTCCTTCATCCTCAGTCCAACTGCCCACTTATATCACTGTCTCTGCTCACTGCTCAGGCACAACAAATCCCTCTCTTCTAGCAAGCAGCCCATAAACCATTTTGCGACTCCATTGTGTCAAGGGCCTATTTCCCCAATCCAACCTGAAGGGGCAGAGGGACAAAGAAACAAGGGGATCTTTTCAGTCTCCCGCCATAAGCCCAGAAGTAGCCAATCACGTGCGCAAAACTCAGTGAGGTCATCGGCTGCTGAGCAGAGTTCTGAGCTGCTTGCTGCTTGTCCAGACCTGGAGTTCCGGCACTACTTCAGTTGGGGCAGCCTGCTCCGTAGAGaccctggggagggtgggtgggagaggaaaGGGCGAGAGAAGGGGGAGCTGGCACCTAGGGCACCTAGGGGATACgtaggggaggtgtggggaggggcagaatGGCACTAAAAAGAGTAGTGGCACAGGGGCTTAGGTCCTTGGAGAAGAAAGGGGACAGAGGACTGATgtatcagagggaaggtggggggaagggaaaggagatagAGAAGGGGGAAAGAAGGGGGAGTAAAAGAGATTTTTTGCGTTTGGATGGGGGCTCTAAAAGATAGTTTCAGGGCTCGCAGGCCTTCATGGAGGCACCCCCTCTCCTGAGTTCCTCATAGACATGCTCTTGGAGATTTAGAAATTACTCTATTCTCAAACAGACGTGTTAATGCCCAAATGAGAGGGGGCGTaaagcagagaaaacagaaagTCTGTTACAGGTAGAGAGAAGCAGGCAGAAAGGGGACAGGGCACGTGTTGATGGAAAAGGCAGCAAAGATGAGGACCAGAGAAAGACAGGGGGCCTGGAGAGGGAGGACAAGGGCTCTCCCACCCAGCAGAGACCCTCCCTGGGTGCCCGGACCTCGCCCTGCTGCCTTCTGTGGACATCAAGGATGGAGGCAGCCTGAAGTTGGTGAGTGTTTCGTCTTATTTTTCAGTGgtttgtgtgtttgtgggtgTGCTGCTTCACCACACAGTAGGAAGCCAAATGGTTGTGCTAAAATTTGGGgtggtggagggaagggaggcacCAGGGAGGGTAGTGCTCAGCCCACAGTAAGAGAACCAAGTGCACAAAATAAGCACCGAGTAGGCCTTTGCTCAAATGAACAGAGgaaatagccatctcagacgcCG is a window encoding:
- the CADM3 gene encoding cell adhesion molecule 3 isoform X1 yields the protein MGAPSALALLLLCACCGAPGWANLSQDGYWQEQDLELGTLAPLDEAISSTLWSTPDMLVSQDSQPWTSDETVVAGGIVELKCEVKDHEDSSLQWSNPAQQTLYFGEKRALRDNRIQLVRSTPHELSISISNVVLADEGEYTCSIFTMPVRTAKALITVLGIPQKPIITGYKSPLREKDTTTLHCQSSGSKPAAQLTWRKGEQELQGEPTRIQEDSNGKTFTVSSSVTFQVSREDDGADIICSVKHQSLDKADRSTSQRIEVLYTPTAKIRPDPPHPREGQKLLLHCEGRGNPVPQQYLWEKEGSEPPLKITQESALIFPFLNKSDSGTYGCTAISNLGSYKAYYTLNVNDPSPVPSSTSTYHAIIGGIVAFIVFLLLILFIFLGHYLIRHKGTYLTHEAKGSDDAPDADTAIINAEGGQSGGDDKKEYFI
- the CADM3 gene encoding cell adhesion molecule 3 isoform X2, coding for MGAPSALALLLLCACCGAPGWANLSQDDSQPWTSDETVVAGGIVELKCEVKDHEDSSLQWSNPAQQTLYFGEKRALRDNRIQLVRSTPHELSISISNVVLADEGEYTCSIFTMPVRTAKALITVLGIPQKPIITGYKSPLREKDTTTLHCQSSGSKPAAQLTWRKGEQELQGEPTRIQEDSNGKTFTVSSSVTFQVSREDDGADIICSVKHQSLDKADRSTSQRIEVLYTPTAKIRPDPPHPREGQKLLLHCEGRGNPVPQQYLWEKEGSEPPLKITQESALIFPFLNKSDSGTYGCTAISNLGSYKAYYTLNVNDPSPVPSSTSTYHAIIGGIVAFIVFLLLILFIFLGHYLIRHKGTYLTHEAKGSDDAPDADTAIINAEGGQSGGDDKKEYFI